The Barnesiella intestinihominis YIT 11860 genome includes a window with the following:
- a CDS encoding aspartate aminotransferase family protein, with protein MKLFDVYPLFDIEIKSGKGCYTYDTEGNEYLDLYGGHAVISIGHSHPYYINKITEQAQRLTFYSNSVKNSLQQQLADKLGKISGYEDYSLFLINSGAEANENALKLASFHTGKKKVIAFSKAFHGRTSAAVKVTDNPKIVAPINDTFEVAFLPLNDIERVKKEISKGDVCAVIIEGIQGVGGIQVPDTQFLKELRNICTQNQVVLILDEVQSGYGRTGKFFAHQHSGIRPDLITVAKGMGNGFPIGGVLISPAFTPVYGMLGTTFGGNHLACTAACAVLDVMQKENLIENAATVGEYLISQLKTIPQIKEIRGKGLMIGLEFDYPVKELRNKLLFEQHVFTGASGTNVIRLLPPLTLSKEQADSFIGKLKNILS; from the coding sequence ATGAAACTTTTCGACGTATATCCCCTGTTCGATATAGAAATAAAATCGGGGAAAGGCTGTTATACTTACGATACAGAAGGGAATGAATATCTCGACCTCTACGGTGGTCATGCCGTCATTTCCATCGGACACTCGCACCCTTATTATATAAACAAAATCACCGAACAGGCACAAAGACTTACATTTTACTCCAACTCGGTCAAAAACAGTCTCCAACAGCAATTGGCAGATAAATTAGGGAAAATATCGGGATACGAAGACTATTCCCTATTCCTCATCAATTCGGGAGCGGAAGCCAATGAAAACGCTTTGAAGCTGGCCTCGTTCCACACGGGAAAGAAAAAGGTAATAGCTTTCTCCAAAGCATTTCACGGGAGAACCTCTGCCGCAGTGAAAGTAACCGACAACCCCAAAATAGTCGCTCCCATCAACGACACTTTTGAAGTGGCTTTTTTACCGCTCAACGACATCGAACGAGTGAAAAAAGAAATTTCGAAGGGAGATGTCTGCGCCGTTATTATCGAAGGCATACAAGGTGTAGGAGGAATACAAGTACCCGACACACAATTTTTGAAAGAACTTAGAAATATATGTACACAAAATCAGGTCGTTCTCATTCTCGATGAAGTACAATCGGGATATGGTCGAACCGGAAAATTTTTCGCACACCAACACTCCGGCATACGCCCCGATTTGATTACTGTCGCAAAAGGAATGGGCAACGGATTTCCCATCGGCGGGGTCCTCATCAGCCCTGCTTTCACACCGGTCTACGGTATGTTAGGAACCACCTTCGGAGGGAATCATTTAGCCTGCACCGCCGCTTGTGCTGTCCTCGATGTCATGCAAAAAGAAAATTTAATCGAGAATGCAGCCACTGTCGGAGAGTATCTCATATCCCAGCTCAAAACAATACCGCAAATTAAAGAAATAAGAGGTAAAGGCCTAATGATAGGACTCGAATTCGATTACCCGGTCAAAGAACTTCGGAACAAGCTACTCTTCGAGCAACATGTATTTACGGGAGCTTCGGGAACGAATGTCATTCGACTGCTTCCGCCCCTGACGCTATCCAAAGAACAAGCAGATAGTTTTATCGGCAAACTTAAAAACATACTCTCATGA
- a CDS encoding polymer-forming cytoskeletal protein — protein MAKDNTFSGMAHNALTAETTIVGKIVSQKDIRIDGTLEGRLECQGKVVIGETGQVIGDIVAVNAEVVGRITGNVMVAEMLVLKATSSLEGDIQARRLAIEPGAVLNGKCTMLQQLDDGGDA, from the coding sequence ATGGCAAAGGATAATACTTTTTCGGGTATGGCGCATAATGCTCTGACAGCGGAGACTACGATTGTCGGGAAGATAGTTTCGCAAAAAGATATTCGCATAGACGGGACTTTGGAGGGACGATTGGAATGTCAGGGTAAGGTTGTCATCGGGGAGACCGGTCAGGTGATAGGGGATATTGTTGCTGTGAATGCCGAAGTGGTAGGACGTATAACGGGTAATGTAATGGTGGCCGAGATGTTGGTGTTGAAAGCGACATCTTCTTTGGAGGGCGATATACAGGCTCGACGGTTGGCGATAGAGCCCGGAGCCGTGTTGAACGGAAAGTGCACCATGTTGCAGCAGCTTGATGATGGAGGCGATGCCTGA
- the gldE gene encoding gliding motility-associated protein GldE, producing the protein MDPDSYLSVFSSAIEITVPSGGAILAIVLAGLFLCVSAFVSASEIAYFSLTSEELQEFDEESPRDRLVKRLLAHPEHLLATILISNNLVNVAVVILCNFFFSDILHFNSEVLDFIFQTILLTFLLLLFGEVIPKFYANLKPVVWARKSCKGLSLLGKIFSPLANFLVRSTHIVNKRIVRKNTNISMNELSQALEMTNVGANDEKEMLEGIIKFGGKTVEEVMTARVDITDIEMRTDFKQLLDTIIETGYSRLPVYDTTEDDIKGIIYSKDLLPYIGQEASFDWHKLMRRAYFVPETKMIDDLLEEFRTKKIHMAIVVDEFGGTSGIVTMEDILEEIVGDISDEYDEEEKNYTKIDENTYIFEGKILLNDFYKITGLDENEFGDKAEDAETLAGLILDIKEDFPKIKEQIDYGRCQFIVLELDKRRIGKVKVIINSPSEE; encoded by the coding sequence TTGGACCCAGATTCGTATTTATCGGTATTCTCCTCAGCCATAGAAATTACAGTTCCGTCAGGAGGAGCTATTTTAGCAATCGTATTGGCCGGATTATTTTTGTGTGTTTCTGCATTTGTCTCAGCTTCTGAAATAGCCTATTTCTCCCTCACGTCCGAAGAGTTACAAGAATTCGACGAAGAATCCCCTCGGGATCGTTTAGTCAAACGATTACTCGCCCACCCCGAACACCTTTTAGCTACGATACTTATATCAAACAACTTAGTCAATGTAGCAGTCGTTATCCTTTGCAATTTTTTCTTCTCAGATATTCTACACTTCAATAGTGAAGTATTGGACTTTATTTTCCAGACAATCCTGCTCACCTTCCTCCTTCTCTTATTCGGAGAAGTGATTCCTAAATTTTATGCAAATCTAAAACCTGTCGTTTGGGCTAGGAAAAGCTGCAAAGGATTGTCTTTATTAGGAAAAATATTCTCCCCGCTGGCCAATTTCTTGGTTCGTTCAACCCATATCGTAAATAAACGTATCGTACGAAAAAACACCAACATTTCCATGAATGAACTTTCGCAGGCTCTGGAAATGACAAATGTCGGAGCTAACGACGAAAAAGAAATGCTCGAAGGGATTATAAAATTCGGAGGTAAAACGGTCGAAGAAGTCATGACAGCCCGGGTCGACATCACCGATATTGAAATGCGGACAGATTTCAAACAACTCCTCGACACGATTATCGAAACCGGATACTCCCGGCTCCCGGTCTACGATACGACCGAGGACGACATTAAAGGAATCATATACAGTAAAGACCTATTACCCTACATTGGTCAAGAGGCATCGTTCGATTGGCACAAATTAATGCGCCGAGCTTATTTCGTTCCCGAGACGAAAATGATAGACGATTTGTTAGAAGAATTCCGCACGAAAAAAATACACATGGCAATCGTTGTCGATGAGTTCGGAGGCACATCGGGAATAGTGACTATGGAAGATATTTTGGAAGAAATAGTCGGTGACATCAGCGACGAATATGACGAGGAAGAGAAAAACTATACGAAGATAGATGAAAACACCTATATATTCGAAGGGAAAATACTTTTAAACGACTTTTACAAAATCACAGGACTAGACGAAAATGAATTCGGTGACAAAGCAGAAGATGCCGAGACGCTGGCCGGACTTATTTTAGATATCAAAGAAGACTTCCCCAAAATAAAAGAACAAATCGATTATGGAAGATGCCAGTTCATCGTACTCGAACTAGACAAACGGCGTATCGGTAAAGTAAAAGTGATTATCAATTCCCCTTCGGAAGAGTGA
- a CDS encoding gliding motility-associated lipoprotein GldD yields MRLNKAILYTTLFITMGPVIFSCHRKYTPLPDGYFRIDPYPEEYKEMTLLSPFISFEIPDGTTATLDKDTTLHKNDVKWLNIRYPRYRATIYCSYHILHKNLESLLNESKDLVYRQSIRPDFIKAGNYEDPERKIYATLYNLSAESATPLQFVVTDSTRYLLRGALYFDESGKSDSIAPVIDYLSDDIIHLIESIETRAE; encoded by the coding sequence ATGCGATTGAATAAAGCCATACTATATACGACCCTCTTCATAACTATGGGACCGGTAATATTTTCCTGCCACAGAAAATATACACCTCTTCCAGACGGATACTTTCGTATAGACCCATACCCCGAAGAATATAAAGAAATGACTTTATTATCCCCTTTTATTTCTTTCGAAATTCCAGACGGGACAACAGCTACCCTCGACAAAGACACCACATTACACAAAAACGACGTTAAATGGCTAAACATAAGATATCCTCGTTATAGAGCCACTATTTATTGCAGTTATCACATCTTGCACAAAAATCTCGAAAGCCTGCTGAACGAAAGTAAAGACTTGGTTTACAGGCAAAGTATTCGTCCGGACTTCATAAAAGCAGGGAATTACGAAGATCCTGAACGAAAAATCTATGCAACCTTGTATAACCTCTCTGCCGAAAGTGCTACGCCTTTACAATTTGTAGTTACCGACAGTACCCGATACTTGCTGAGAGGAGCTCTTTATTTCGATGAATCCGGCAAAAGCGACTCTATCGCTCCGGTCATCGACTACTTATCAGATGATATTATTCACCTAATCGAAAGTATCGAAACTCGTGCCGAATAA
- the proC gene encoding pyrroline-5-carboxylate reductase, with amino-acid sequence MKISIIGGGNMGGAIARGLSQSSIVAPSEITVSNRGEEKLNELKSFNPSIHTTTDNKEAVKEADVIILAVKPWILDSVAYDIREVLDFPRQIIVSVVAGITLERLSELFSSEDAAPAIFRVIPNTAVSIRQSMTLISPYNAVPEQIDYIRSLFDSLGKSLLIEENLMTAGTALCSCGTAFVMRYMRAAIEGGIEMGIYPKDAALLVEQTVKGAAELLLTNGSHPEVEIDKVTTPGGITIKGLNEMEAAGFSSAVIRGLKAAK; translated from the coding sequence ATGAAGATATCAATTATCGGAGGCGGGAACATGGGGGGAGCCATAGCCCGCGGATTATCTCAAAGTTCAATCGTTGCCCCGTCGGAAATCACAGTCAGTAACCGAGGAGAAGAAAAACTAAACGAACTCAAATCTTTTAATCCTTCGATTCATACGACCACCGACAACAAAGAAGCCGTCAAAGAAGCCGATGTTATCATTTTGGCCGTTAAACCCTGGATACTCGACAGTGTGGCATACGACATACGTGAAGTGCTGGACTTTCCCCGGCAAATCATCGTTTCGGTGGTAGCGGGTATCACATTGGAAAGATTGTCCGAATTATTCTCATCGGAAGATGCGGCTCCGGCTATTTTTAGAGTAATACCCAATACGGCCGTCTCTATTCGACAAAGTATGACTCTCATTTCGCCCTACAATGCCGTACCGGAACAAATAGATTATATTCGGTCTCTATTCGACAGCCTCGGGAAAAGCCTTCTCATCGAAGAGAATCTGATGACAGCAGGGACAGCACTCTGCTCCTGCGGAACAGCTTTTGTCATGCGTTATATGAGAGCGGCCATCGAAGGTGGAATAGAAATGGGAATTTATCCCAAAGATGCGGCTTTACTCGTAGAACAAACGGTCAAAGGTGCAGCGGAATTATTATTGACTAACGGCTCCCACCCCGAAGTCGAGATAGACAAAGTAACTACTCCCGGCGGTATTACCATAAAAGGTCTGAACGAAATGGAAGCCGCAGGATTCTCCTCCGCAGTTATCCGAGGATTGAAAGCCGCCAAATAA
- a CDS encoding single-stranded DNA-binding protein, with translation MSVNKVILIGNVGKDPDVRYLENNVCVANFTLATTERGYTTQSGIQIPDKTEWHNIVVWRGLAEIAEKYVRKGTQLYIEGKIRTRSWEDQNKIRRYTTEIYVDNMELLGRRDGQSSPSSAPVMSQSQNNPSPANTSYNSPIENSSDNDLPF, from the coding sequence ATGTCAGTAAATAAGGTTATTCTGATAGGGAATGTAGGGAAAGACCCAGATGTTCGATACCTCGAAAACAATGTATGTGTCGCCAATTTCACATTGGCTACGACCGAGCGTGGATATACGACCCAAAGCGGTATACAAATACCCGATAAAACAGAATGGCACAACATCGTAGTTTGGCGCGGATTAGCCGAAATAGCAGAAAAGTATGTCCGCAAAGGGACTCAACTATATATCGAAGGCAAAATTCGCACTCGTTCATGGGAAGACCAAAACAAGATTCGTCGATACACAACCGAAATTTATGTCGACAATATGGAATTATTGGGCCGACGCGACGGACAATCATCACCGAGTTCTGCACCGGTAATGTCCCAGTCGCAAAATAATCCCTCTCCGGCAAACACAAGTTACAATTCCCCTATTGAAAATAGTAGCGATAATGATTTGCCTTTCTAA
- a CDS encoding aldose epimerase family protein, with the protein MNREPQIQVFRIAHSDGSYIEVSNLGARWLSWVVSDGNGKYSDILLGYPTVLDYLQDDCYMGAIVGRFANRIAGATFSLEDHEYTLEKNDGANTNHGGYSGFHSKIWKGSYEGNKIVFRLSSAHLEGGYPGNVEVTVSYSFTSDGMVSIDFDGVSDRLTVLNLTNHAYFNLAGKGDILQHRVTIPSSYILETNAEFIPSGGILPVEATEFDFRYGKNIGKDIEKQTQQLEWNRGYNHCYVFSLYDERKMKWAASVYEPKSRRKLDVFTTYPGVLFYSSGYLSSQIVGKQGYKYTPMCGFCLETQYFPDFPNHSEFPQGVVFPEKPYHHTTLYKLSVV; encoded by the coding sequence ATGAATAGGGAACCTCAAATACAAGTTTTTCGTATTGCCCATTCTGATGGCTCTTATATTGAAGTAAGCAATTTGGGAGCGAGATGGTTGTCGTGGGTTGTTTCTGATGGGAACGGAAAGTATTCCGATATTTTGTTGGGATACCCCACTGTGTTGGATTATTTGCAAGATGATTGCTATATGGGTGCTATTGTGGGTAGATTTGCCAATCGTATAGCAGGAGCGACTTTCTCTTTGGAGGATCATGAATATACATTGGAGAAAAACGATGGGGCGAATACAAATCATGGAGGGTATTCAGGTTTCCATTCTAAAATTTGGAAAGGAAGTTATGAGGGAAACAAAATTGTATTTCGTTTGTCTTCTGCTCATTTAGAAGGTGGATATCCGGGAAATGTCGAGGTGACGGTCTCTTATAGTTTTACTTCTGACGGAATGGTTTCTATTGATTTCGATGGAGTGTCGGATCGTCTTACTGTACTTAATTTGACCAATCATGCTTATTTCAATCTTGCTGGCAAAGGAGATATACTACAACATAGAGTCACAATACCGTCGAGCTATATTCTTGAAACAAATGCAGAGTTTATTCCTTCTGGGGGTATTCTTCCGGTAGAGGCAACGGAATTCGATTTTCGGTATGGAAAAAATATAGGTAAGGATATTGAGAAACAAACGCAACAACTCGAATGGAACAGAGGTTATAACCATTGTTATGTTTTCTCCTTGTATGATGAGCGAAAGATGAAATGGGCAGCAAGCGTGTATGAACCTAAATCGAGGCGAAAACTCGATGTCTTTACTACATATCCGGGAGTATTATTTTATTCTAGTGGGTATTTATCATCGCAGATTGTCGGGAAGCAAGGGTATAAGTATACTCCTATGTGTGGATTTTGTCTTGAAACTCAATACTTCCCAGATTTTCCGAATCATTCAGAATTCCCACAAGGGGTTGTGTTTCCTGAGAAACCTTATCACCACACTACATTATATAAGCTTTCTGTCGTATAG
- a CDS encoding heavy metal translocating P-type ATPase, whose product MEKRVIPVLEMSCAVCAATVEKTVRELTGVEEASVNFSANTLQVVYDPDKISLKDMQAAVSAAGYDLVISENAEADAIDAEHRLYLDLRRRTIGAWSFGLPVMVLSMIFHSPSQILTWILLALTLPVLYWGRSFYVSGWKAVKRGRANMDTLVMLSTAVSFLFSLFSTIYPYFWLSLGLVPHVYYEAVAMIIAFVLSGKLLEARAKQSTSASIRSLMGLQPKTARLVGKDGEEKDVPIAMLRPGDTVSVRPGEKIPVDGTVLEGGSYVDESMISGESEAVKKQAGDRVLAGTLNQRGAFWLNVQASGADTVLARMVRMVQEAQGSKAPVQGVVDKVSSVFVPVVILLSILTFVIWISVAGWNMFPYALLTAVSVLVIACPCALGLATPTALTVGIGKAAQQHILIKDAFALENMCRVNAIVLDKTGTLTEGTPKVVGEKLYSGFEEYVSVLLAAEMRSEHPLAVSLSEYLRQKGVKPVEISAFESITGKGVMCEYRGEKFWIGSKALAEENVGVLLPDLFSIYFGKGDSLVAAFEVKDALKENSKEAVRQLESYGVEVCMLTGDKESAASEIARQAGITHYEWGVLPDDKERFVLDLQRRGKCVAMVGDGINDSQALARADVSVAMGKGTDVAMDIAMVTLMNSDLALLPRAIKLSRKTVRIIRENLFWAFGYNVVCIPIAAGVLYPVGILLSPMWASAAMAFSSVSVILNSLRLR is encoded by the coding sequence ATGGAAAAAAGAGTAATACCCGTTTTGGAAATGAGTTGTGCCGTTTGTGCGGCAACAGTCGAGAAGACTGTTCGGGAGTTGACCGGGGTCGAAGAGGCAAGTGTGAATTTTTCGGCTAATACATTGCAGGTGGTTTATGATCCCGATAAGATTTCGTTGAAGGATATGCAGGCTGCGGTAAGTGCCGCAGGATATGACTTGGTTATTTCGGAAAATGCGGAGGCTGATGCTATTGATGCCGAACATCGTCTTTATCTCGATTTGCGAAGAAGAACCATTGGTGCTTGGAGTTTCGGATTGCCGGTGATGGTATTGTCGATGATTTTTCATTCTCCTTCACAGATTCTTACTTGGATATTGCTCGCACTGACTCTTCCGGTGTTATATTGGGGGCGTTCGTTCTATGTATCGGGTTGGAAGGCTGTAAAACGAGGACGAGCCAATATGGACACTTTGGTAATGTTGAGTACTGCCGTGTCTTTTCTGTTCAGCTTGTTCAGTACGATTTATCCGTATTTTTGGCTTTCTTTGGGACTTGTTCCGCATGTCTATTACGAAGCGGTTGCTATGATTATAGCTTTTGTTTTGTCGGGGAAATTATTGGAAGCGAGGGCTAAGCAGAGCACATCGGCTTCTATCCGTTCTTTAATGGGATTGCAGCCCAAGACGGCAAGGCTGGTCGGAAAGGACGGGGAAGAAAAAGATGTACCTATTGCTATGCTTCGCCCCGGGGATACAGTGAGTGTTCGCCCCGGTGAGAAAATACCGGTGGACGGGACTGTTTTGGAAGGTGGTTCTTATGTAGATGAAAGTATGATCAGCGGGGAGTCTGAGGCCGTGAAGAAACAAGCCGGGGATAGGGTTTTGGCCGGAACGTTGAACCAGCGTGGCGCTTTTTGGTTGAACGTGCAGGCTTCGGGAGCCGATACCGTACTTGCCCGTATGGTTCGTATGGTTCAGGAGGCGCAGGGGAGTAAGGCTCCTGTTCAGGGGGTGGTCGATAAGGTTTCGTCTGTTTTTGTACCGGTAGTTATTTTGTTATCTATACTTACTTTTGTGATTTGGATTTCGGTTGCCGGGTGGAACATGTTTCCCTATGCGTTATTAACCGCAGTCTCGGTATTGGTTATCGCTTGTCCGTGTGCATTAGGATTGGCTACGCCTACCGCTTTAACCGTAGGTATCGGTAAAGCGGCGCAACAGCATATCCTCATCAAAGATGCCTTTGCTTTGGAGAACATGTGCCGTGTGAATGCAATTGTTCTGGATAAGACCGGAACCTTGACCGAAGGAACGCCGAAGGTGGTCGGCGAGAAATTATACTCTGGTTTCGAAGAGTATGTGTCGGTATTGTTGGCAGCCGAAATGCGTTCAGAGCACCCTTTGGCAGTGTCGCTTTCGGAGTATTTGCGACAGAAGGGGGTCAAGCCTGTCGAAATATCGGCTTTTGAAAGTATTACGGGAAAAGGTGTAATGTGTGAATACCGAGGTGAGAAATTCTGGATTGGAAGCAAGGCATTGGCGGAAGAGAATGTGGGTGTTTTATTACCCGATTTGTTTTCTATCTATTTTGGTAAAGGAGATTCGTTGGTAGCTGCTTTTGAAGTAAAAGATGCTTTGAAGGAAAATTCGAAAGAGGCAGTACGTCAATTGGAGTCGTACGGAGTAGAGGTTTGTATGCTTACCGGTGATAAAGAGTCTGCGGCTTCCGAAATCGCTCGTCAAGCAGGAATTACCCATTATGAATGGGGTGTTTTGCCCGATGATAAGGAACGTTTTGTCTTGGATTTGCAACGTCGGGGCAAATGTGTGGCTATGGTCGGCGATGGCATTAACGATTCACAGGCATTGGCACGGGCCGATGTGAGTGTGGCTATGGGAAAGGGAACCGATGTGGCTATGGATATAGCTATGGTGACTTTGATGAACTCGGACTTGGCTTTGTTGCCGAGAGCGATAAAGCTATCGCGAAAGACCGTAAGAATTATCCGGGAGAATCTTTTTTGGGCTTTCGGTTATAATGTAGTGTGCATCCCTATTGCAGCCGGAGTCCTTTATCCCGTAGGGATATTATTGTCTCCCATGTGGGCGAGTGCTGCTATGGCATTCAGCTCGGTATCGGTGATACTCAACAGTTTGAGGTTACGATAA
- a CDS encoding 4'-phosphopantetheinyl transferase family protein, which produces MPFHEHILTKFGATIVLWQLTENEQTIATLLSEKERSLIDSQNLSPKRFCERAASRLSLNRIKETLNDDITYTAEGKPHLLRKSGHISISHTKEWVAVAYHPFLPIGIDIERIGEKIEKVAPRVFNAPELNISSENRGKWLHICWSAKEALFKAIPETGIDFREHLHIVPALLTEEGYLSAWETRTEATKAYTVWYRIYDDFVLVCTVPLQ; this is translated from the coding sequence ATGCCTTTTCACGAACACATATTGACAAAATTCGGAGCAACAATCGTTTTGTGGCAGCTCACAGAAAATGAACAGACCATAGCCACCCTGCTTTCAGAAAAAGAGCGAAGCCTCATAGACTCACAAAATCTTTCCCCCAAGCGATTCTGCGAACGAGCTGCCTCCCGATTATCGCTAAACAGAATAAAAGAAACTCTAAACGACGATATAACCTACACCGCCGAGGGTAAACCCCACTTACTCAGGAAGTCCGGTCACATATCGATTTCACACACAAAAGAATGGGTAGCTGTGGCTTACCACCCTTTCTTACCGATAGGAATAGACATCGAACGAATCGGCGAAAAAATAGAAAAAGTAGCCCCACGCGTATTTAACGCCCCTGAATTGAATATATCATCAGAGAATCGGGGAAAATGGTTACACATCTGCTGGTCGGCAAAAGAAGCCCTTTTCAAAGCTATACCCGAGACCGGGATAGACTTTCGGGAACACTTGCATATCGTCCCCGCCCTCCTTACAGAAGAAGGCTACCTATCGGCGTGGGAGACTCGTACCGAAGCCACAAAAGCCTACACCGTTTGGTATCGCATATACGATGATTTCGTACTCGTCTGTACGGTCCCTTTACAATAA
- a CDS encoding heavy-metal-associated domain-containing protein, with the protein MIQVKTSAKCAGCVAKIAEQLHTFLTPEQWSIDLSSPDKLLTVKADVPAEKVVEAVRAAGFKAELL; encoded by the coding sequence ATGATACAAGTAAAAACTTCGGCCAAGTGTGCCGGTTGTGTTGCCAAGATAGCGGAACAGCTACATACGTTTTTGACTCCTGAGCAGTGGAGTATCGATTTGTCGTCTCCCGATAAATTATTGACGGTGAAAGCCGATGTGCCTGCGGAGAAAGTTGTAGAGGCTGTGCGTGCCGCCGGGTTTAAGGCCGAATTATTGTAA